The Aureitalea marina genome includes a window with the following:
- a CDS encoding DUF1573 domain-containing protein, translating to MKKSILMLAIASVFAFTSCKENAADKVNEENVAAAADRDADAGKFPVMTFAETEFDFGEIAQGTNVEHVFKFENTGEAPLVIVDAKSSCGCTVPEYTKDPVAPGETGEMLVKFNGSGKNQVSKTVTITANTQAGKETIKIKAFVQPKDGAAGAPVQTQ from the coding sequence ATGAAAAAATCGATTTTAATGCTGGCGATAGCTTCAGTTTTCGCTTTTACATCTTGTAAAGAGAACGCTGCAGATAAAGTCAATGAAGAAAATGTAGCAGCAGCTGCCGATCGTGATGCGGATGCCGGGAAATTTCCTGTAATGACCTTTGCCGAGACCGAATTTGATTTTGGTGAGATCGCCCAAGGAACTAATGTAGAGCACGTTTTTAAATTTGAGAACACCGGGGAAGCTCCTTTGGTGATCGTTGATGCTAAGAGTAGCTGTGGCTGTACTGTGCCAGAGTATACCAAGGACCCTGTAGCTCCAGGAGAGACTGGTGAGATGTTGGTTAAGTTCAATGGTAGCGGTAAGAACCAAGTAAGTAAAACAGTTACCATTACTGCCAACACCCAGGCGGGAAAAGAGACCATCAAGATCAAGGCTTTTGTTCAGCCTAAGGATGGAGCAGCCGGAGCACCTGTACAAACTCAGTAA
- the nusB gene encoding transcription antitermination factor NusB, with translation MLTRRHIRVKVLQSLYAMHQSDRPDLEKQEKFLVYSMEQMQQLQVLLLQMLVELRNQAESYLEKSKAKHLATQEEKNPSRAFVDNQLLTVLGESEALADYLKKHKLNYWKQDDEYVAILFKNLRKTDWYRDYLLEDEHNFKQDREFVVRVYKQIVAVDDKLYDYLEDKRLTWLDDYPLVNTSLVRALGKMNAQNIDELVVPAQYKSEDDKEFALSLLRKTILNDDKLTGIIDGKTPNWDKERIAEIDMLILKMGIAEFLYFPSIPVRATINEYLEIAKEYSTPKSSLFVNGILDKLVKDFTADGSLNKIGRGLQ, from the coding sequence ATGCTCACACGCAGGCACATCAGGGTAAAGGTCCTTCAATCGCTTTACGCTATGCACCAGTCTGATCGACCAGATCTGGAAAAACAGGAGAAATTCCTAGTCTACAGTATGGAACAGATGCAGCAGCTTCAAGTGCTGCTCCTACAGATGTTGGTCGAGCTCAGAAACCAAGCAGAGTCCTACCTGGAAAAGTCTAAAGCCAAACACCTGGCCACACAGGAGGAGAAAAATCCCAGTCGGGCTTTTGTCGATAATCAGTTGTTAACGGTTCTAGGGGAGTCCGAGGCCTTGGCCGATTATCTCAAGAAACACAAGCTGAACTATTGGAAGCAGGATGACGAATATGTGGCCATTCTCTTTAAGAATCTCCGAAAGACCGATTGGTATCGCGACTATCTTCTGGAGGACGAACACAACTTCAAACAAGATCGGGAGTTTGTCGTACGGGTATACAAGCAGATCGTAGCCGTGGATGACAAGCTATACGATTATTTAGAAGACAAGCGCTTGACCTGGTTGGACGATTACCCCCTGGTAAACACCTCCCTTGTCAGGGCATTGGGCAAAATGAATGCTCAAAACATAGACGAACTGGTTGTTCCGGCTCAGTACAAGAGTGAAGATGACAAAGAATTCGCGTTGAGCCTGTTGCGCAAGACCATTTTAAACGATGATAAGCTAACCGGGATCATTGATGGAAAGACGCCCAATTGGGACAAAGAGCGTATCGCCGAGATCGATATGCTCATTCTTAAAATGGGGATAGCGGAGTTCCTGTATTTTCCATCCATACCAGTGAGAGCTACTATCAATGAATATCTGGAGATCGCCAAGGAGTACTCCACACCTAAAAGCAGCTTGTTTGTGAACGGTATTTTAGACAAGCTTGTCAAGGATTTTACAGCGGATGGAAGCTTGAACAAAATTGGGCGGGGCCTTCAATAA
- the yajC gene encoding preprotein translocase subunit YajC, with product MEQLQSFAPLILMFLVVYLFMIRPQMKRSKQEKQFAADLKKGDRVVTKSGMHGKILNLNDDGTCIIESGAGKMKFERSAISMEMSKKLNEPEKK from the coding sequence ATGGAACAACTACAGAGTTTTGCACCGCTTATTCTGATGTTTCTAGTGGTGTATCTGTTCATGATACGCCCACAAATGAAACGCTCCAAACAGGAAAAGCAATTTGCGGCCGACCTCAAAAAGGGAGACCGGGTTGTAACGAAGAGCGGGATGCATGGAAAAATTCTGAACCTCAATGACGATGGTACCTGTATTATCGAATCGGGGGCCGGTAAGATGAAATTCGAGCGATCTGCCATCTCGATGGAGATGAGCAAAAAGCTCAACGAACCGGAGAAGAAATAA